The stretch of DNA TCAGAAATAGCAAAAATTCAGGAAGTTAAGGATGCAGATCGACAGAGGTTGATTAAAGCTATTCAAGATGATGAAAGAGAAATTGAATGTTTAGTTAAAAATTTCATTCAGTCTGAGAACTTAAAGCCAGAAGTAGTACAGCAACAACTGGCCCATGAACAAGCGGAACATGATCGTATATTGGAAATTACTCGTCAAAACTATGATAACATTAGGAAGGCTGATATTTTAAAGGCAATGGCAACACTCATTGAAGAAGATTATGTTCTTCAGTATTCTAAAAAACATTATGAAGACTCTTTTAATTCTGTTAAGGAAAGTATGCTTATGCAGGAGCTAGAAGGAGCAGAAAAATTACATGATCTACTAAAAGCTAAAGATGATTCACGTTCAATTTTGGTGCAACAACTTCTGGAAGACCAAGATATACAGAAGGCAGTTGTAGCATCCTTAGTTGAGAGAGTTGATGCAAGAAGTTGGAGTTTAAATGAAGAAATTTCTTTAATTTCAAGTCATTTGGCTCGACTCAGTGTGATTGAGCAAGAGAAAAAGAAGCTACAAGTTGCTTACAATTATAATGAATTACTTCATCAGAGAACTCAGTTAGTTAATTTGTTAGATGATCTTTTGGACCAACAGTCTTTAAGAAGAAAACAACTCATAGATACATTAAAGGAAATGGAAAGTCAAACTGATAAGACTACAGATTTTTGGCTGAAAAATTATCAGAAGTTATTAGATTCTGCACCAAAATCTTTACTGAATATTGGAAAACATCTTGATCCAGTATTTGCAAATTATCTTTTACAAGAAGGGGTGATACATTGTTTGCCATTTTtagtcaaatttattttttctggtGAGTCCTTATTGAATGTCACCCTAGAGGGATTGAAAGAAAATGGGGTTTTGTTGTCTTCAGATAGGGAAGGAATTATAAGAGCAATTGACAATTATGTGGGAGCAAAGaaccaaaactttgaggaaACTGAAAATGTAACTTTACAACCTACTGCTCCAACGGATATAGCTGAGACAGAGCTGCCATATTCAGGGGTAGTAAATATTGTTGAAGGGGGAACGTCAATGGAGTCAGAATGTGTTGTCTGTATGGACAGTAGATGTGAAGTGGTATTTGTACCTTGTGGACACATGTGTTGCTGTCAACCTTGTGCTTCCAAAGACATGGATTGTTGTCCAATGTGCAGAGGTGATATTGAAAGGAAAATTAAAGTAATGATTGCATGATTACTTTAGAAATGTAGGTTTGCATTTAAAGGGTGTATATTCACCAACTTTTATTACTTTGTTACAAACGCTCAAAACataaattgtttaatatttatgttatagaTTTCTTTTATCTGTATATAGGTATAAAATCACACAGAACACATCTGTTGCAAATGTGTTATTTATTTGGAATATAAATGTATCCAacaatatgtatattatacaatatttgTGTACTACAGAGGTAAGGACATCATCAACCTTCTGTGTTaactggtatttttttattagatatacctaataattttattattagtggGTACAAATAAAGTGTTCTAAACATttcaaataaataggtaattagttaGCAATAATACGGAATTTGGCCGAAAATAGCATACTTTACACAATACGCTTTAGCACCGTTTaggtgataataaaataatggtaAATAATCGAATCAAATCCGAACATGTGTGTCAGTGTGATTCAGACTGAAAATGAGATTTCTTGGATCTtttgagtattttttattaggttTCATATTATTAATGGAAACAATAATTATGCTATGCTACTCAGCTTACAATTAAGATAAGAGTTTAAGGGATAATTGATTTGCAGAAATAAACATGATTCACTGCTATTCTGGGAACattacaatattgttttctacctatgtatgtttatcacaatattacctattatgttgGTTTTAAGAGTAGTGGGTATGGGTGGATTACTCGTCTATCAACACTATCTACATTACACAATAAGAATTGTCAATCTAAAAGATTGTGCCTTTATGTATGATGTTATTTGTATCGACTTCTTGTTCACTATACTACAGAAGTATGTTGTTTCATGTTTCAAATGGTGGCCAGAGATTTAATATTTACTGTAAACTCATTATATTAACTGGATTAGTTTTCCTGTTTGGCCATTGTTTGAAATATGTTGGTGGTAACACTTTTGCTATAAATAAGGTATTGCAATAACCATTATTAATAGTCGTAGGTATAAAATTGTTTAATCTATACTATAAATTTCTATATTTACGCTAGTGTCGTGAAGAcgaacaaatactttattaatttcatattgATAGGCAATAAGGCTGTGATTTACTAATCTTAATGTACTGTTAATTTGTTATTACTCTTGTAGCATAGGTATACTATTTAACCCGTTTGCATGTATGAAATGGGAACAGTTAAATTGTGGTGTTTCCGAAACCGATATTTTCTGTACCCTTTATTATTTAAGACACAATATTATTTTCGTTCATACatttggtaggtaggtacctgggTACCTTATTTAATGGTTAACTCGTGGTATACATGGGTTAACTCAGGagagtttattttctttttttacaaatgtatgaaaatatagTGTACCTATTATGTATTTTGTGGGTACTCTGTATTGTGTGCCATTTCAATAGATGTACATAGTAAATAGTGCTCTTATATGTATAATGCCATTAGTATCGGGTAACCCAACGAACAAACATCGATAATCGATGTCAATGCATTTCATAAGATTTTTGTACCAAATTTCTAGCATAGATTACATATAATTCTCTTATTTATATCCTACAGCATTTAGTTCCTTCTCTTGCtattaaattattgttattgATTAGCCTTAAACAATTTTGAAGTCATTTGACGTCAACAGTGTGCAAATTATTACACCTACGGATTGTTATTCAAGCTTGTTGGATTGTTATTTCCACATTTTAAAATACACGATTTTAGcacatttgtttttaattatttttaaaaaagtagcGGGActctatgatggccgttttgacctGTTTGAAGAGCAATTAGCTGTAGCACTTTATTATATTCATCAAGATTTGTAttcatattatgtatgtatagctaGAAAATCCATTGATTAACTCTCTGACACAGTTGTTCTCCCAGAGTGAGCATTAggggataaaaaatatgtactGGAAAACTTTATCTTCGAAAACTGCACTGTATCAGAAAAACACCCTACGGTCTGATAAATACatggatattattttttcgtaaaGGTTTTTTTGAGGTTGAAAGGGCCAAGTGAGGACGTTACGCGCGAAtatttcatacttcaactttgcactccactcgtccgcaaactttacgacacgtCGCGCCTGGACCTCcgtgatagtatattaaaaggttgtcttgtgcattataacatACTGGGCAAAAGATCTAATATCGACAATGATGCAAGGAGATCTCCCCTTATTACAGGAAAGCTAAATCTTAGCATGATCGtctattaacaaaaaatatatatatatattgtaggtatgcagtattttacgaaaagtaataatataattgcagcctattacaaaaaatatacattgccggtaaagttgCTATCGAGTTTGAgaagagctatcgtagttatccgCTTGCAGGGTTtcaaccggcgacagcggttctcatacaaaatgagtGTTAGggtctttccaacctctttcttctattccgcgCGCTGGAGCGATGATTTAAGTTGATCCATTaattgctgtactttattaGGTATGTCAAAACGGCCGTAAATCGTAACGTGCCGAtagtttaatttgttttatacagaagcaaaTAGGTACGTACCTCATGCCCGTAATCCTTACCCAGGTTACCTTATAGTATTTTTGACGTAAATTGGTATCGTCGAGAAGGTAGAGAGGGCGCTCTAAAAGTTTTAAGCTAGttcgtaaaattattaatagatGGAGCCATAGGTACGGTTTTCGGCAAGTTTTAAGAGCTTTTTCATGTTCCGATTCCGAGAACAGTTTACGACTTAGCATTTCAATGAGCCGTTAGACATTTTAAATACAGGTACTTAAGTAACTGTTAGGTTTATATTGGTTTcttataaaatatacctataacaAATCGTCAATTTTATAGTAAGACTtgcttctactatcgtgtgggttgtgaggtggagcaccaacctcatcaaccctggtgacagggttactattgagccgccaaaggctcctgacatggctcatgtaacgactgctaagACTAGTAAGACTTGCTAATTACATAGTATCGGGATTTATTGTTCCTCATCCAACCATaccttataggtacctatagtagATATGTTACATATGCCTACTATAAGACTATTGCCGACGCAGCAAACCCTTCGTTAGCGTTAACATCTAGATTGAGGACAAGCGACGACACGTTCCGCAGACTCAATATTATTTCCCCACTATttcgacatttactttttgatgtataattttagattgtcactacttattcttgtatcgaacaagttaggttcttttagttttaattaatataagtttaaatattgtaatttcaatcactgaaattaaatagttttataaatcatttcggtttttttttcgATCCTCCGGCAGCAGCCTACGTAATTGGCGCAGTCAGTAGGATACTCACGAGTAGATCCGTGGGCACCATAACTCTTCGCACATCAAGAGTGATCGCCGCAAATCTCTCGGGTAGCTATTGAGCTCCGTTCCTGAGTATCCTGAATCTACGAACCAGCTGCCGCCAAGAGGAGAATCCAGACTTCGATTCAAGAGAGG from Pectinophora gossypiella chromosome 3, ilPecGoss1.1, whole genome shotgun sequence encodes:
- the LOC126382033 gene encoding E3 ubiquitin-protein ligase LRSAM1-like, with product MGCAVSCVHQTTMALFGKHSSTNSSDTRAKLERKLYLAKESPESDFDLSECELRRVPSGIYSICKVYRKEHLHLHKNHLESLDNGGHLSDLYLIKVLNLSYNIFSKIPDDIRHLISLNELYIQGNLIKEIPESIECLQNLQILDISNNRLTRLTPAVGKLKSLRKLNITENKGLNQLCPELCYVTNIIQIHLDGEQFVFPPSEVATQGTTEIMKFLCNVMDVDYCPPEPFESEVPVQSPNLVIDPFTRRSSITWEEHEAAIIEQENKIHEAAKQQREKFLSKILQEQLELDSEIAKIQEVKDADRQRLIKAIQDDEREIECLVKNFIQSENLKPEVVQQQLAHEQAEHDRILEITRQNYDNIRKADILKAMATLIEEDYVLQYSKKHYEDSFNSVKESMLMQELEGAEKLHDLLKAKDDSRSILVQQLLEDQDIQKAVVASLVERVDARSWSLNEEISLISSHLARLSVIEQEKKKLQVAYNYNELLHQRTQLVNLLDDLLDQQSLRRKQLIDTLKEMESQTDKTTDFWLKNYQKLLDSAPKSLLNIGKHLDPVFANYLLQEGVIHCLPFLVKFIFSGESLLNVTLEGLKENGVLLSSDREGIIRAIDNYVGAKNQNFEETENVTLQPTAPTDIAETELPYSGVVNIVEGGTSMESECVVCMDSRCEVVFVPCGHMCCCQPCASKDMDCCPMCRGDIERKIKVMIA